From Chryseobacterium sp. H1D6B, a single genomic window includes:
- a CDS encoding Mrp/NBP35 family ATP-binding protein — protein MLTKEKVQDFLKEIEVDDLVTNFQVMGNDVYIDMTAHSPAMHEKKKLEAAMKQAFASEFGEEINLKLKIVSPEPSEIQQSQIKGKQIAGIQNIIAIASGKGGVGKSTVAANMAVTLAKMGFKVGLLDADIYGPSVPTMFDTEGQKPVSIEVDGKNLMKPIENYGVKMLSIGYFSGANQAVVWRGPMASKALNQMIRDAAWGELDFLLIDLPPGTGDIHLSIIQEVPVTGAVIVSTPQHVALADVRKGIAMFQMESINIPVLGLIENMAYFSPEELPDNKYYIFGNQGAQYLAEDLGIPVLGEIPLIQSIREAGDVGRPAALQENSKIAEIYTDTARKMIESLVERNKHLPPTEAVKITTMAGCSPKAKK, from the coding sequence ATGTTGACGAAAGAAAAGGTTCAAGATTTCCTTAAAGAAATAGAAGTAGATGATTTAGTGACTAATTTTCAAGTGATGGGTAATGATGTCTATATCGACATGACGGCTCATTCACCTGCAATGCACGAAAAAAAGAAGCTGGAAGCGGCAATGAAACAGGCTTTTGCAAGTGAATTTGGAGAAGAAATTAATTTAAAGCTTAAAATCGTTTCGCCGGAACCTAGTGAAATTCAGCAGAGCCAGATCAAAGGAAAACAGATTGCAGGCATTCAAAATATTATCGCTATTGCTTCCGGAAAAGGAGGTGTGGGTAAATCTACTGTTGCTGCAAATATGGCAGTTACTTTAGCTAAAATGGGTTTCAAAGTTGGTTTGTTAGATGCTGATATCTACGGGCCGTCTGTTCCTACCATGTTTGATACAGAAGGACAAAAGCCGGTTTCTATCGAAGTTGATGGTAAAAACCTGATGAAGCCGATTGAAAATTATGGAGTAAAAATGCTTTCAATAGGATATTTCTCAGGAGCTAACCAGGCAGTGGTATGGAGAGGTCCTATGGCTTCAAAAGCCTTAAACCAGATGATTAGAGATGCTGCTTGGGGAGAATTAGATTTCTTATTGATTGATCTTCCTCCGGGAACAGGAGATATTCATTTGTCAATTATTCAGGAAGTTCCTGTTACAGGGGCTGTGATCGTAAGTACCCCTCAGCACGTGGCTTTGGCAGACGTAAGAAAAGGGATTGCGATGTTCCAGATGGAAAGCATTAATATTCCAGTTCTTGGATTAATCGAAAATATGGCGTATTTTTCACCTGAAGAACTGCCTGACAATAAATATTATATCTTTGGAAACCAGGGAGCGCAGTATCTGGCAGAAGATTTAGGAATTCCTGTATTGGGAGAGATTCCTTTAATTCAGAGCATAAGAGAAGCTGGCGATGTAGGAAGACCTGCTGCATTACAGGAAAATTCAAAAATAGCAGAGATCTATACAGATACTGCACGTAAAATGATAGAAAGTCTTGTGGAAAGAAATAAACATCTTCCTCCGACTGAAGCTGTGAAAATCACCACTATGGCTGGCTGTTCACCAAAAGCTAAAAAATAA
- a CDS encoding flotillin family protein has translation MAIPGTLILIVVIVFVLFVTFLALISRYKRCPSDKILVIYGKTGGSSAKCIHGGGAFVWPVIQDYAYLDLKPISIEANLTNALSRQNIRVDVPCRFTIAISTEPDSMGNAAERLLGLVPEQIQELSKDILFGQLRLVIATMTIEEINSDRDKFLDNISKNVDNELKKIGLKLINVNVTDIRDESGYIEALGKEAAAKAINEAIISVAEQTKIGETGKAIADREKDTQIAETQRDRDVKIAITQKDREVSIAAAGKDEAIGKAEAAKEARIATSLANSIAVKGENEAKITIANSDAERREKEAEALRIATAAEKVQAARSLEESYLAEQKAESARAERERSTQQANIVVHAEIAKQKAIIDAQAEAEKIRLQAKGEADAIFAKMEAEAKGLYEILTKQAEGYDKIIQAAGGDTNSAFQLLLIEKLPELVKTQVEAVKNIKIDKITVWDSGNGQDGNTSTANFVSGMMKSVPPLNDLFNMAGLNLPDYLKGKPEEVQKEIVKIIEKKEKKNFEDMTNNDIPSSNPEDEKPKA, from the coding sequence ATGGCAATACCAGGAACATTAATACTCATTGTAGTCATTGTATTTGTACTATTCGTCACATTTTTAGCCTTGATTTCAAGGTACAAAAGATGTCCTTCGGATAAGATCTTAGTAATTTATGGTAAAACAGGAGGCAGTTCTGCCAAATGTATTCATGGAGGCGGTGCTTTTGTATGGCCGGTTATCCAGGATTATGCCTATCTTGATTTAAAGCCGATTTCTATTGAGGCTAATCTTACTAATGCACTCTCAAGACAGAACATCCGTGTGGATGTGCCCTGTCGCTTTACCATTGCCATTTCTACAGAACCGGATTCTATGGGAAATGCAGCAGAACGTCTGTTAGGGCTTGTTCCGGAGCAGATTCAGGAGCTTTCTAAAGATATACTTTTTGGACAGCTGCGTTTGGTAATCGCAACAATGACAATTGAAGAAATCAATTCAGACAGAGATAAATTTTTAGATAATATTTCTAAAAACGTTGATAACGAATTAAAGAAAATAGGCCTGAAATTAATTAACGTCAACGTTACGGATATCAGAGATGAATCAGGATATATCGAAGCGTTAGGAAAAGAAGCGGCCGCAAAAGCAATTAACGAAGCGATCATCAGTGTTGCTGAGCAGACAAAAATTGGAGAAACAGGTAAAGCGATTGCTGACAGAGAAAAAGATACCCAGATTGCAGAAACTCAAAGAGACCGGGATGTAAAAATTGCCATCACACAAAAAGACAGAGAGGTTAGTATTGCAGCAGCGGGTAAAGATGAAGCGATCGGTAAGGCTGAAGCCGCAAAAGAAGCGCGTATTGCAACTTCTTTAGCCAATTCTATTGCTGTAAAAGGGGAAAATGAAGCTAAAATTACTATTGCCAACTCTGATGCCGAAAGAAGAGAAAAAGAAGCAGAAGCTTTAAGAATCGCTACTGCTGCAGAAAAAGTACAGGCAGCAAGATCTTTGGAAGAATCTTACCTTGCTGAGCAGAAAGCAGAATCTGCGAGGGCAGAAAGAGAACGTTCTACCCAGCAGGCTAATATTGTGGTGCATGCAGAAATTGCAAAACAAAAAGCAATTATCGATGCTCAGGCAGAAGCTGAAAAAATAAGATTACAGGCAAAAGGGGAAGCAGATGCTATCTTTGCTAAAATGGAAGCTGAGGCAAAAGGGCTGTATGAAATTTTGACTAAACAAGCAGAAGGATACGATAAGATCATCCAGGCTGCAGGCGGTGATACCAATAGCGCTTTCCAGTTACTGCTTATTGAAAAACTTCCGGAGCTGGTTAAAACACAGGTGGAGGCTGTTAAAAATATTAAAATCGATAAAATTACAGTCTGGGACAGTGGAAACGGACAGGATGGTAATACTTCTACCGCTAATTTTGTTTCCGGAATGATGAAATCTGTACCTCCTTTGAATGATTTATTCAATATGGCAGGTCTTAATCTTCCTGATTATCTGAAGGGAAAACCTGAAGAAGTACAGAAGGAGATCGTGAAAATCATAGAGAAAAAAGAGAAAAAGAATTTTGAAGATATGACAAACAATGATATTCCATCGAGCAATCCGGAGGATGAGAAGCCAAAAGCATAA
- a CDS encoding NifU family protein — MNTNITHEETVTKVMEGLDSIRPFLNKDGGDIELIDVKDNVVYVKLLGNCSGCAVNFSTLKLGVETTIKQHAPEIQKVVNVD; from the coding sequence ATGAATACAAATATAACACACGAAGAAACCGTAACAAAAGTAATGGAAGGTTTAGATAGCATTCGTCCGTTCCTTAACAAAGATGGTGGAGATATTGAACTTATTGATGTGAAGGATAATGTAGTTTATGTAAAACTTTTAGGAAACTGTTCAGGATGTGCGGTAAATTTTTCAACTCTTAAGCTTGGAGTAGAAACTACCATTAAACAACATGCACCAGAAATTCAAAAAGTGGTCAATGTAGATTAA
- a CDS encoding NfeD family protein has translation MFEFLQHLDSLHQGFWYIALVTSLVFLVQTVLTFIGGHHSGDLNTDFSGDVHHDTPFQLFSLRNLINFLLGFGWGGVAFYDAVESKMLLIFLAVLIGIGFVVLFFFLILQIVKLTEDNTFKMDDLIGKVGEVYLTIPANMSGKGKILISVKGANHELQAMTEAEENIPSSHSVRVIYIYDKTIVVAKI, from the coding sequence ATGTTTGAATTTCTCCAACATCTGGATTCTCTTCATCAAGGGTTTTGGTATATTGCCTTGGTAACGAGTTTAGTCTTCTTAGTTCAAACTGTTCTTACTTTTATCGGAGGCCATCATAGCGGTGATCTAAATACAGATTTTAGCGGAGATGTTCATCACGATACTCCTTTTCAGTTGTTTTCTTTGAGAAATCTTATCAATTTCCTTTTAGGATTTGGATGGGGCGGTGTTGCCTTTTATGATGCAGTTGAAAGTAAGATGCTTTTGATTTTCCTGGCTGTATTAATTGGGATAGGTTTTGTGGTTTTATTTTTCTTTTTAATCCTGCAGATCGTAAAACTTACAGAAGATAATACTTTTAAGATGGATGATTTAATTGGAAAAGTAGGAGAGGTTTATCTTACCATTCCTGCCAATATGAGCGGTAAAGGGAAGATTTTAATATCTGTAAAAGGAGCGAATCACGAACTTCAGGCGATGACCGAAGCTGAAGAAAATATTCCGTCAAGTCATTCCGTGAGAGTGATTTATATTTATGACAAAACAATTGTTGTAGCAAAAATTTAA